A window from Flavobacterium gyeonganense encodes these proteins:
- a CDS encoding malectin domain-containing carbohydrate-binding protein, protein MPFFEGVSSYATVWVNGKKVGEHKGGRTTFTVDITNAVSFEKANNIIVKASHPSFIADLPWVCGGCSGEWGFSEGSQPMGIFRPVTLVVTDEVRIEPFGVHIWNDKVTSKEKAILNITTEIKNYGTSNRNLTIENTLFDKNGKKVVSVKTDIKNTSGETKQIPQTLPEIVNPKLWSPANPYLYELVTTVFENGKKIDELKTPYGIRWVSWPVSRDGKDNRFFINDEPLFINGTCEYEHLIGNSHSFSKEQIHSRIEQIKAGGFNAFREAHQPHNLEYQKELDENGILFWSQFSAHIWYDTPEFKENFKTLLREWIKERRNNPSVVMWGLQNESTIPAAFAEECTKIIREMDPMSASQRIVTTCNGGEGTDWNVVQNWSGTYGGDPFNYDVEMSKQLLNGEYGAWRSHDLHTEGEFDQKGILSENRFSQLMEIKVREAESVKDKIAGQFNWLFASHENPGRSQNGEGFRDIDKVGPVNYKGLFSIWGEPLDAYYMYRANYVSNKTNPMVYIVSHTWPNRWDTPGIKNGIDVYSNCDEVELFNDINKGSLGKLKNPGIGQHFQFNNVNVQYNVLYAVGYVNGKAVAKDYMVLNTLPKAPNFQALETQKETLLQPQKNYNYIYRVNSGGSEITDSLGNLWQADVHKNGENTWGSLSWTDNFNQLPDFYASQRITFDPISGTKDWKLFQSFRYGIDKLRYEFPAPDGEYLVELYFTEPWYGTGGGLDCKGWRLFDVAINDNVVLKDLDIWSEVGHDAALKKTFVVKSKNGKITISFPNVKASQAIISAIAIATKDKSVKGASASPRNIQNVASNSESKIGSWLDINSKQYSDSEVVFAQLPAEVFGADYLQISSKFSGSFITKEDSEIYLFSKSKDSISGYKKLSETAKNSDKVEFSVFHKKVKKGEKVFFENSTIAVVPTYDMGEKDDSRRVVLLEAETAKTTGTGIEKGNFKKADYIEFKEKTKNSIQFEVKPGVAGIYLMRFRFMNRNETPLKVKFKMEDAYGILMRNDTIEFPSATEKWKILNTTSGGYINAGTYKITIESDDMKGLLLDNFEFQ, encoded by the coding sequence ATTCCTTTTTTTGAAGGCGTAAGTTCATACGCAACCGTTTGGGTAAACGGCAAAAAAGTAGGAGAACACAAAGGCGGAAGAACGACTTTTACAGTCGATATTACAAATGCTGTTTCTTTCGAAAAAGCAAACAATATAATCGTCAAAGCATCACATCCATCCTTCATTGCCGATTTGCCTTGGGTTTGTGGAGGTTGTTCCGGAGAATGGGGATTCTCAGAAGGCTCACAGCCAATGGGGATCTTCAGACCTGTAACTTTAGTCGTTACGGATGAAGTTCGCATAGAACCTTTTGGCGTTCATATTTGGAATGACAAAGTAACTTCCAAAGAAAAAGCAATCCTGAACATTACTACAGAAATCAAAAACTACGGAACTTCAAACCGAAACCTAACTATCGAAAACACTCTTTTTGATAAAAACGGAAAGAAAGTGGTTAGTGTAAAAACCGATATCAAAAACACTTCAGGAGAAACAAAACAAATACCACAAACACTTCCAGAGATTGTAAATCCAAAATTATGGTCACCAGCCAATCCGTATTTATATGAACTGGTCACTACAGTTTTTGAAAACGGAAAAAAAATAGACGAATTAAAAACGCCATACGGAATCCGTTGGGTAAGCTGGCCGGTTAGTCGTGACGGAAAAGATAATCGTTTTTTTATCAACGACGAACCATTGTTTATCAACGGAACCTGCGAATACGAACACCTAATAGGAAACAGTCATTCGTTTTCGAAGGAGCAAATCCATTCCAGAATCGAACAGATTAAAGCGGGCGGTTTTAATGCTTTCCGCGAAGCGCACCAGCCTCATAATTTAGAATACCAAAAAGAGCTGGACGAAAACGGAATTCTGTTCTGGAGTCAGTTTTCGGCACATATTTGGTACGACACACCCGAATTCAAAGAGAATTTCAAAACCTTATTGCGCGAATGGATCAAAGAACGCCGAAACAATCCGTCGGTCGTAATGTGGGGATTGCAAAACGAAAGCACCATTCCGGCAGCATTTGCCGAAGAATGTACCAAAATCATCCGAGAAATGGATCCAATGTCGGCTTCACAACGCATCGTTACCACCTGTAACGGAGGCGAAGGAACCGATTGGAATGTAGTACAAAACTGGTCGGGAACCTATGGAGGCGATCCGTTTAATTACGATGTCGAAATGAGCAAGCAATTGCTAAACGGGGAGTATGGTGCCTGGCGGTCACACGACTTGCACACCGAAGGTGAATTCGATCAAAAAGGAATTTTGAGCGAAAATCGTTTCTCGCAATTAATGGAAATCAAAGTCCGCGAAGCCGAATCGGTAAAGGATAAAATTGCAGGACAATTCAACTGGCTTTTTGCTTCACATGAAAATCCGGGACGTTCGCAAAACGGGGAAGGTTTTAGGGACATAGATAAAGTTGGACCGGTAAATTACAAAGGACTTTTCAGTATTTGGGGAGAACCTTTGGATGCTTATTATATGTATCGCGCCAATTATGTTTCGAACAAAACAAACCCGATGGTATATATTGTTTCGCACACCTGGCCAAATCGTTGGGATACTCCCGGAATCAAAAACGGAATCGATGTTTATTCGAATTGTGATGAGGTAGAATTGTTCAATGATATCAATAAAGGATCACTCGGAAAACTAAAAAATCCGGGAATCGGACAGCATTTTCAGTTTAATAATGTCAATGTTCAATACAATGTTTTGTATGCTGTGGGTTATGTAAACGGAAAAGCCGTCGCCAAAGATTATATGGTTTTGAACACTTTGCCAAAAGCACCTAATTTCCAAGCATTAGAAACTCAAAAAGAAACACTTTTACAGCCTCAAAAAAACTACAATTACATTTACAGAGTCAATAGTGGAGGAAGCGAAATCACCGATTCTCTCGGAAATTTATGGCAGGCAGATGTTCATAAAAACGGAGAAAACACCTGGGGATCTTTGTCGTGGACAGATAATTTCAACCAATTGCCAGACTTTTATGCAAGCCAAAGAATCACTTTCGATCCAATTTCAGGAACAAAAGACTGGAAATTATTTCAAAGTTTTAGATACGGAATCGACAAATTGCGTTACGAATTTCCAGCTCCGGACGGAGAATACTTAGTAGAATTGTATTTCACAGAACCCTGGTACGGTACCGGAGGCGGACTGGATTGCAAAGGCTGGCGTTTGTTTGACGTAGCCATTAATGATAATGTAGTTTTGAAAGATTTGGATATCTGGAGTGAAGTCGGACACGATGCGGCGCTAAAGAAAACCTTCGTAGTAAAAAGCAAAAATGGTAAAATCACGATTTCTTTCCCAAATGTAAAAGCGAGTCAGGCTATCATTTCAGCTATTGCTATTGCCACCAAAGATAAGTCGGTAAAAGGAGCTTCGGCTTCACCACGAAATATTCAGAACGTTGCAAGTAATTCGGAGTCTAAAATCGGTTCTTGGCTGGATATCAATTCCAAACAATATTCAGATTCTGAAGTTGTTTTTGCGCAATTGCCCGCTGAAGTTTTCGGAGCCGATTATTTGCAGATTTCGTCAAAATTTTCAGGTTCTTTTATAACCAAAGAAGATTCTGAAATTTATCTGTTTAGCAAATCGAAAGATTCGATTTCAGGTTACAAAAAGTTGTCGGAAACGGCTAAAAATTCAGATAAAGTTGAATTTTCAGTTTTCCATAAAAAAGTAAAAAAAGGCGAAAAAGTATTTTTTGAAAATAGCACAATAGCGGTCGTTCCAACTTACGATATGGGCGAAAAAGACGATTCAAGACGGGTTGTACTTTTAGAAGCCGAGACCGCAAAAACAACCGGAACCGGAATCGAAAAAGGCAATTTCAAAAAAGCCGATTATATCGAATTTAAGGAGAAAACAAAAAACAGCATTCAGTTTGAAGTGAAACCAGGAGTGGCGGGAATTTACCTGATGCGTTTTCGATTTATGAATAGAAACGAAACACCTTTGAAAGTCAAATTCAAAATGGAAGACGCCTATGGAATCCTGATGCGAAATGACACTATTGAGTTTCCGTCTGCAACAGAAAAATGGAAAATTTTGAATACAACATCAGGCGGTTATATCAATGCAGGAACTTATAAAATCACGATAGAATCTGATGATATGAAGGGATTACTCCTTGATAATTTCGAATTTCAATAA
- a CDS encoding alpha-d-galacturonidase — protein MKYLSLLFLGLYVTFASAQNITIVRDAKAPRSQYGAEKLSETATAKGFKITFADKTPKKSKDKVIIIGEKGTDFWNQNTKTAKIDDSQLTKKEGFQIRTQKNIIFIEGTDATGALYGALELADRIKTSGEIPSEINIEDSPEMVLRGSCIGVQKPVYLPGRDVYEYPYTPESFPWFYDKKLWTKYLDMMVDNRLNSLYLWNGHPFASLVKLKDYPFAVEVSEEDFKKNEEIYNYLTVEANKRGIWVIQMFYNILVSKPFAEHYNIKTQDRSRPITPEIADYTKKSITAFIEKYPNVGLLVCLGEAINTIDDDVEWFTKTIIPGVQDGLKALGKTQEPPIILRAHDTDAPLVMEKSLPLYKNLYTMHKYNGESLTTYTPGGPWGEIHKKLSSLNSVHISNVHILANLEPFRYGSPDFIQKTVKAMHMAHGANALHLYPQASYWDWPYTADKTKTGERLLEMDRDWIWYKAWARYAWNSKRDRNEEIKYWSEDLAAKYGTDLEAANNIQKAYDESGEIAPKTLRRFGITEGNRQTLLLGMFESQLVNPAKWRVYPGFHESCGPVGELLLEYAKKEWNKEPHVGELPTQIIAEITQHGKLAVEAIDKAESKVTKDKDEFLRLKNDMHAYKAFADFFSEKVKAAILVLRYSYSNEISDLDKALPHLEESIKHYELLVNLTKDHYLYANSMQTAQRRIPIGGDDGNNKTWAELLPHYERELANFKRNLGLLKSSKDGKVVTKESKPWKTAEVTLLSETKGTYPIKNGTKVYGTPISELTKIAPELQNLKGIAFDETSQNENGTHLKFKNTKAVKLVVGYFNSDQKRFLFPPSLETDAAGNAHGQAEVILASAMNLKELPRINIHTYTFQPGENKLDLGKGRVLILGFIDANQTITTRDVGYIDEGEKGAVDWLFY, from the coding sequence ATGAAATATCTAAGCTTACTTTTTTTAGGACTATATGTAACTTTTGCATCAGCCCAAAACATCACCATCGTTCGTGATGCCAAAGCACCAAGATCGCAATATGGAGCCGAAAAACTATCAGAAACCGCAACCGCAAAAGGATTTAAAATAACTTTTGCAGACAAAACGCCTAAAAAATCAAAAGACAAAGTAATCATCATTGGCGAAAAAGGAACTGATTTTTGGAATCAAAATACCAAAACCGCTAAAATCGACGACAGCCAATTAACCAAGAAAGAAGGCTTTCAAATCCGCACGCAAAAAAACATCATTTTCATTGAAGGAACCGACGCAACCGGAGCTTTATATGGCGCTTTGGAATTGGCAGACCGAATCAAAACTTCAGGTGAAATTCCGTCAGAAATCAATATTGAAGACAGTCCCGAAATGGTCTTGAGAGGATCTTGTATCGGAGTGCAAAAACCGGTTTATCTTCCGGGAAGAGACGTTTACGAATATCCATACACGCCCGAATCTTTCCCTTGGTTTTATGATAAAAAACTGTGGACAAAATACCTGGATATGATGGTCGACAACCGACTAAATTCCCTGTATTTATGGAATGGACATCCGTTTGCTTCATTGGTAAAACTAAAAGACTATCCGTTTGCTGTGGAAGTAAGTGAAGAAGATTTTAAAAAGAACGAAGAAATTTATAATTACCTGACTGTAGAAGCGAATAAAAGGGGAATCTGGGTCATTCAGATGTTTTATAATATTCTTGTTTCTAAGCCATTTGCTGAGCATTACAACATTAAAACACAGGATCGTTCACGTCCAATCACACCAGAAATTGCGGATTATACCAAAAAATCAATCACAGCTTTCATAGAAAAATATCCAAATGTTGGACTATTGGTATGTCTGGGAGAAGCTATCAATACCATCGATGACGACGTGGAATGGTTTACCAAAACGATTATTCCGGGCGTTCAGGACGGATTAAAAGCTTTAGGAAAAACACAGGAACCGCCAATTATCCTTCGTGCGCACGATACCGATGCGCCTTTGGTAATGGAAAAATCACTTCCGTTGTACAAAAACCTGTACACGATGCACAAATATAATGGCGAGTCATTGACGACTTATACGCCTGGGGGACCTTGGGGAGAAATCCACAAAAAGTTAAGCTCACTGAATTCCGTTCACATTTCAAACGTACATATTTTGGCAAACTTAGAACCATTTAGATACGGTTCACCTGACTTTATTCAGAAAACAGTTAAAGCGATGCACATGGCTCATGGTGCCAACGCCCTTCACTTATATCCGCAGGCATCCTATTGGGATTGGCCTTACACGGCTGATAAAACAAAAACTGGCGAGAGATTGCTCGAAATGGATCGCGATTGGATTTGGTACAAAGCCTGGGCAAGATATGCGTGGAATAGTAAAAGAGACAGAAACGAAGAAATTAAATATTGGAGTGAAGATTTAGCTGCTAAATACGGAACTGATTTAGAAGCAGCAAATAACATCCAAAAAGCCTACGATGAATCAGGAGAAATTGCTCCAAAAACATTAAGACGTTTCGGAATTACCGAAGGAAATCGTCAGACCTTATTATTAGGAATGTTCGAAAGTCAATTAGTCAATCCAGCCAAATGGAGAGTGTATCCGGGATTCCACGAATCGTGCGGACCGGTTGGCGAGTTGCTTTTGGAGTACGCCAAAAAAGAATGGAACAAAGAACCACACGTTGGGGAATTGCCAACGCAAATCATTGCCGAAATCACGCAACACGGAAAACTAGCCGTTGAAGCCATCGACAAAGCCGAGTCAAAAGTAACCAAAGACAAGGATGAATTCCTGCGTCTTAAAAACGATATGCACGCTTATAAAGCTTTCGCCGATTTCTTTTCGGAGAAAGTGAAAGCCGCGATTTTGGTCTTGCGTTACAGCTATTCCAATGAAATTTCCGATTTGGATAAAGCCCTTCCGCATCTTGAAGAGAGCATCAAACATTACGAATTATTGGTGAATCTAACCAAGGACCATTATTTGTACGCCAACAGTATGCAAACCGCGCAACGCCGAATCCCGATTGGCGGAGACGATGGAAACAACAAAACCTGGGCCGAATTATTGCCACATTACGAACGTGAATTGGCTAATTTCAAACGAAATCTGGGTCTTCTAAAATCATCAAAAGATGGTAAAGTGGTAACCAAAGAAAGCAAGCCATGGAAAACCGCTGAGGTAACTTTATTAAGTGAAACCAAAGGAACTTACCCAATCAAAAACGGAACAAAAGTGTACGGAACGCCAATTTCAGAACTGACAAAAATAGCACCGGAACTGCAAAACCTAAAAGGAATTGCTTTCGATGAAACATCGCAAAACGAAAACGGAACGCACCTGAAATTCAAAAATACCAAAGCGGTAAAACTTGTGGTAGGTTATTTCAATTCCGATCAGAAAAGATTTTTATTCCCGCCAAGTTTAGAAACTGATGCAGCCGGAAACGCCCACGGTCAGGCCGAAGTAATCCTGGCAAGCGCAATGAATTTGAAGGAATTGCCAAGAATCAACATTCACACCTACACCTTTCAACCGGGCGAAAACAAACTCGATTTGGGTAAAGGAAGAGTCTTGATTTTAGGCTTCATCGATGCCAATCAAACCATTACGACCCGTGATGTCGGCTACATCGACGAAGGCGAAAAAGGTGCGGTAGACTGGTTGTTTTATTAA